From a region of the Sporosarcina ureilytica genome:
- a CDS encoding LysM peptidoglycan-binding domain-containing protein, with translation MDVHIVQRGDTLWKIARQHGISFEELKRVNAHLANPDYIVPGMKIFLPNKVQGKGEVNKPSTSGGKLNKVEKVESVKKVEKVPVKPPVSLPQAHQVPREPVPIPVTPKAPKLTSKPVEESKAAPLKATKPIVEQAKPTPTPTPAPAPTPPPAQAPMQPTFPMQPYPYTLIGIPCGWLPIYDADCYPHVHPGQMHPMPPPQPPMTQLPVQESTHFRPSARPSVPEKGMEMESPMIGKETFPGFISPPAPPVLHFPSPGPELMPSIESPTHQMPKAKPEVKPEVKPEARPKPAPTPAPRPLPPATEMPMQPVPVPDWSYPQSMYPVHAGQSSPCGCSQFAPMPLPVQQHPFCNACNQPIGPHPMQPMPYPIPNYWHGMY, from the coding sequence GTGGATGTCCATATTGTTCAAAGAGGCGATACACTCTGGAAAATCGCTAGGCAGCACGGAATTTCATTCGAGGAATTGAAACGGGTGAACGCACATCTGGCCAATCCAGATTATATAGTTCCGGGAATGAAAATTTTTCTACCTAATAAAGTACAAGGGAAGGGAGAAGTTAACAAACCGAGTACAAGTGGGGGTAAGTTGAATAAGGTAGAGAAAGTCGAAAGTGTTAAAAAAGTAGAAAAAGTGCCGGTGAAACCACCTGTTTCTTTGCCGCAAGCACATCAAGTGCCCAGAGAACCTGTTCCAATACCGGTTACACCGAAAGCACCCAAATTGACCTCAAAGCCCGTAGAGGAATCAAAGGCTGCACCGCTGAAAGCTACAAAGCCGATAGTAGAGCAGGCAAAACCAACACCAACACCAACACCGGCTCCAGCGCCAACTCCGCCGCCTGCACAAGCGCCAATGCAGCCGACGTTTCCAATGCAACCTTATCCATATACTCTAATTGGAATCCCATGTGGATGGCTTCCGATTTATGATGCGGATTGTTATCCACATGTTCATCCTGGTCAAATGCATCCGATGCCACCGCCACAACCGCCAATGACACAATTACCAGTACAGGAGTCAACACATTTTCGTCCATCCGCACGGCCAAGTGTTCCGGAGAAGGGGATGGAGATGGAGTCCCCAATGATTGGAAAAGAAACATTTCCAGGATTTATATCACCACCAGCGCCACCGGTATTACATTTTCCATCGCCAGGACCAGAGTTAATGCCGTCAATAGAATCGCCAACTCATCAGATGCCTAAGGCGAAACCTGAAGTAAAACCTGAAGTGAAACCTGAAGCAAGACCAAAGCCAGCACCGACACCAGCGCCGCGACCACTACCGCCAGCTACTGAAATGCCAATGCAGCCAGTGCCGGTTCCAGATTGGTCGTATCCTCAAAGTATGTATCCGGTTCATGCGGGACAGTCGTCTCCATGCGGCTGTAGTCAATTTGCACCGATGCCTTTACCAGTGCAACAACATCCTTTTTGTAATGCTTGCAATCAACCGATAGGGCCGCATCCGATGCAACCGATGCCATATCCAATTCCAAATTACTGGCATGGAATGTATTAA
- a CDS encoding phosphotransferase produces MKGKAEQINNNVWKLERNGHYYSVKHYDSSSTLFKVNAIHEKLRSLSFPHIISVIPSEHPLLFTQPWLRKAKAVNFKKRADRTESLEALIELHETQSQYDWKAADYLHEYPLISKWEDRLFRFESIREACEMYIGKAAVDDIIFYAESALRIVRKSYNQEENITLLHGDVVHHNILRDRKGIIRFIDFDLACTGPSGTEIALWMHRVLPQIDYDLTFLLNEQPSLKALEKSSLNLLLYPNELLREWLHFFSLSKNAQERQLKNMLPFTESALSHWPKLWYNVERIKN; encoded by the coding sequence GTGAAAGGGAAAGCGGAACAAATTAATAATAATGTTTGGAAACTTGAAAGAAATGGTCATTATTACTCGGTGAAACATTATGATTCTTCATCGACTTTATTTAAAGTGAATGCAATCCATGAAAAACTACGTTCACTTTCATTTCCACATATTATTTCGGTCATACCTAGTGAACATCCGTTACTCTTTACACAACCATGGCTTAGGAAAGCAAAGGCTGTCAATTTTAAAAAACGAGCCGATCGAACAGAATCGCTCGAAGCACTTATTGAATTACATGAAACGCAATCGCAATATGATTGGAAGGCAGCGGATTATTTGCATGAATATCCATTAATTTCGAAATGGGAAGATCGTTTATTTCGATTTGAGTCAATACGCGAAGCTTGCGAAATGTATATTGGCAAAGCCGCAGTAGATGACATTATTTTTTATGCAGAAAGTGCACTTCGTATTGTTCGTAAGTCGTATAATCAAGAGGAAAATATTACATTGCTCCATGGAGATGTCGTTCATCATAATATTTTGCGAGATCGAAAGGGAATCATTCGTTTTATTGATTTTGATCTAGCTTGTACTGGACCGTCTGGAACAGAGATCGCTTTATGGATGCATCGTGTTTTACCGCAAATTGATTATGATTTGACATTTTTATTAAATGAACAACCTTCATTAAAAGCGTTAGAAAAATCGTCTTTAAACCTATTGCTTTATCCAAATGAATTATTACGAGAATGGCTCCATTTTTTCTCTTTATCGAAAAATGCGCAAGAAAGGCAATTGAAAAATATGCTCCCTTTTACAGAGTCCGCACTCTCACATTGGCCAAAATTATGGTATAATGTAGAACGGATAAAAAACTAG
- a CDS encoding YebC/PmpR family DNA-binding transcriptional regulator yields the protein MAGHSKWNNIKNRKGAQDAKRGKIFQKISREIYMAAKQGADPDMNPALRLAIEKAKSANVPNDVVKRALDKASGAGNDENYEEVIYEGYGPNGVAVLVYCLTDNRNRTAPNIRVAFTRNGGNLGSSGSVAYMFDRKGRLMIERTEDTDEDMIMLAALEAGAEDIESSEEGFEIITEAADFLQVKNELEESGIEFVSADIEMIPSMHTAIPEESEEQFEKMLDMLEDDDDVQNVYHNAAE from the coding sequence ATGGCAGGGCATTCCAAATGGAATAATATTAAAAACCGTAAAGGCGCGCAAGATGCAAAGCGCGGTAAAATATTTCAAAAAATATCTCGAGAAATTTATATGGCAGCGAAACAGGGCGCAGATCCAGACATGAACCCTGCTTTACGTTTAGCGATTGAAAAAGCGAAAAGTGCAAACGTACCTAATGATGTCGTAAAACGTGCACTAGACAAAGCGTCGGGTGCAGGCAATGATGAAAACTATGAAGAAGTCATTTACGAAGGTTACGGCCCGAATGGCGTAGCAGTTCTCGTTTATTGCTTAACTGATAATAGAAACCGAACGGCACCGAATATTCGTGTTGCATTTACGCGAAATGGTGGAAACTTAGGTTCAAGTGGATCGGTTGCGTATATGTTTGATCGTAAAGGTCGTCTGATGATTGAAAGAACGGAAGACACGGATGAAGATATGATTATGCTCGCGGCACTTGAGGCTGGTGCAGAAGATATTGAATCTAGTGAAGAAGGTTTTGAAATTATCACAGAAGCAGCTGATTTCTTACAAGTTAAAAACGAGTTAGAAGAATCAGGTATTGAGTTTGTTTCGGCTGATATTGAAATGATACCTTCCATGCATACCGCAATTCCGGAAGAGAGCGAAGAACAGTTTGAAAAAATGCTCGACATGCTGGAAGACGATGATGACGTGCAAAACGTTTATCATAATGCGGCTGAGTAA
- the ruvA gene encoding Holliday junction branch migration protein RuvA — MYDYIKGHVTRVTPEYITLEQNGLGWLIMTPNPYAFHTTDDIQQVFTYLHVRQDVQLLLGFKTLEQRELFKKLITVSGIGPKGALAILASGIPSQVISAIEREDEGFLVQFPGVGKKTARQMILDLKGKLHDLFSEIDLEEEGHTLLTMAENDALDEAILALEALGYSQRELNRVKKTLEKEELDTEGYMKLALQLLLKQK; from the coding sequence TTGTACGATTACATAAAAGGGCATGTGACACGTGTCACGCCGGAATACATAACGCTCGAACAAAATGGACTTGGGTGGTTAATTATGACACCGAATCCGTATGCTTTTCATACAACTGATGACATCCAACAAGTGTTTACTTATTTACATGTTCGACAAGATGTTCAATTACTCTTAGGTTTTAAGACGCTTGAGCAACGTGAACTGTTTAAAAAGCTGATTACGGTTTCTGGGATCGGACCGAAAGGCGCGTTAGCTATTTTAGCGAGTGGGATCCCTTCGCAGGTAATAAGCGCGATAGAACGCGAAGACGAAGGGTTTCTCGTTCAATTCCCAGGTGTTGGTAAGAAAACCGCACGTCAAATGATTCTCGATTTAAAAGGGAAGTTACATGATTTATTTAGTGAAATTGATCTAGAAGAGGAAGGTCATACATTATTGACAATGGCGGAAAATGATGCGCTTGACGAAGCAATTTTAGCGCTCGAAGCACTCGGCTATTCGCAACGTGAGTTAAATAGAGTGAAGAAAACATTAGAAAAAGAAGAGTTAGATACGGAAGGCTATATGAAACTTGCCTTACAATTATTATTAAAGCAAAAATAA
- the ruvB gene encoding Holliday junction branch migration DNA helicase RuvB produces the protein MEERVISGETTDFDLGFEQSLRPEFLNQYIGQHQVKDNLSIFIEAARRRSESLDHVLLYGPPGLGKTTLASVIANEMNVNLRTTSGPAIERPGDLAAVVSSLEPGDVLFIDEIHRLNRAIEEVLYPAMEDFCLDIVVGKGPSARSVRLDLPPFTLVGATTRAGSLSAPLRDRFGVPLRLEYYEVEPLTEIVLRSADVFDVSIEPTAATELAKRSRGTPRIANRLLRRVRDYAQVRGDGKISHQTAQEALEMLQVDSHGLDHIDHKLITGMIEQFRGGPVGIDTIAASIGEEPVTIEDVYEPYLLQIGFLQRTPRGRVVTNYAYEHFGYPLPGDAHH, from the coding sequence ATGGAGGAACGTGTGATTTCAGGGGAAACGACCGATTTCGATTTAGGTTTTGAACAATCGCTTCGACCAGAATTTTTAAATCAATATATCGGGCAGCATCAAGTAAAAGATAATTTAAGTATTTTTATCGAGGCAGCAAGAAGGCGCAGCGAAAGTTTAGACCACGTCTTACTTTACGGGCCTCCAGGTCTCGGAAAAACGACGTTGGCTAGCGTGATTGCAAACGAAATGAACGTCAATCTTCGCACAACCAGTGGACCTGCAATTGAGCGACCTGGAGATTTAGCCGCAGTGGTTTCCTCGTTAGAGCCAGGTGATGTGTTGTTTATCGATGAAATACACCGACTGAACCGAGCAATAGAGGAAGTACTTTATCCAGCGATGGAAGATTTTTGTCTCGATATTGTCGTTGGTAAAGGACCTTCAGCACGGTCAGTGCGTCTCGATTTGCCTCCGTTTACGCTTGTTGGTGCAACGACACGCGCAGGTTCATTATCAGCTCCATTACGTGACCGGTTTGGCGTTCCGTTACGGTTGGAATATTATGAAGTCGAACCGTTAACGGAAATTGTATTACGAAGTGCAGATGTTTTTGATGTCTCTATAGAACCAACTGCCGCAACTGAGCTTGCGAAGAGGTCTCGCGGCACGCCACGTATTGCGAATCGACTTCTCCGAAGAGTTAGGGATTATGCGCAAGTGCGTGGAGACGGAAAAATCTCTCATCAAACTGCACAAGAAGCATTGGAAATGTTGCAAGTAGACTCACATGGACTGGATCATATCGATCATAAGTTAATAACGGGCATGATTGAACAGTTTAGGGGAGGGCCCGTTGGAATTGATACGATTGCAGCGAGCATAGGTGAAGAACCCGTGACGATTGAAGATGTGTATGAACCTTATTTATTGCAAATTGGTTTTCTTCAACGGACACCACGTGGTAGAGTTGTAACAAATTATGCATATGAGCATTTTGGTTATCCATTACCGGGAGATGCTCATCATTGA
- the queA gene encoding tRNA preQ1(34) S-adenosylmethionine ribosyltransferase-isomerase QueA: protein MNVQDFDFHLPEHLIAQTPLQDRTASRLLVLDKETGETQHRQFPDFVNELEADDVLVLNNTRVLPARLIGIKEETGAAIEILLLKENGEDKWETLVKPAKRIKVGNVVSFGDGLLKAECTAVLPQGGREFKFTYNGIFFEILDQLGEMPLPPYITEKLDDAERYQTVFAKERGSAAAPTAGLHFTEDVLQQLKEKGVKIAFVTLHVGLGTFRPVSVDTIEDHTMHAEYYSVTEETANTINQAKASGRKVIAVGTTSARTLETIASENDGKIIEASGWTAIFIYPGYEFRILDGLLTNFHLPKSTLLMLVSAFASQEYIMDAYTTAVENQYRFFSFGDAMFIK, encoded by the coding sequence ATGAATGTACAGGATTTTGATTTTCATTTGCCGGAGCATTTAATTGCTCAAACACCGCTTCAAGACAGAACTGCAAGTCGATTACTCGTTCTTGATAAAGAAACTGGTGAAACACAACATCGTCAGTTTCCTGATTTTGTGAATGAGTTAGAAGCAGACGATGTACTTGTATTAAATAATACACGTGTATTACCTGCACGTTTAATCGGTATAAAAGAAGAGACCGGTGCGGCAATTGAAATATTATTATTAAAGGAAAACGGGGAAGATAAGTGGGAAACACTCGTTAAACCTGCTAAACGGATAAAAGTGGGAAATGTCGTCTCATTTGGTGACGGTTTATTAAAAGCCGAATGTACGGCGGTATTACCTCAAGGTGGAAGAGAATTTAAATTTACGTATAACGGAATCTTTTTTGAGATTCTTGACCAATTAGGCGAAATGCCCCTTCCACCTTATATTACTGAAAAGCTAGACGACGCGGAACGTTATCAAACGGTCTTTGCGAAAGAAAGAGGGTCTGCAGCCGCGCCTACTGCTGGATTACATTTTACGGAAGATGTTTTACAGCAACTTAAAGAAAAAGGCGTAAAAATTGCATTTGTAACATTACATGTTGGCTTAGGAACGTTTAGGCCTGTCAGCGTTGATACGATAGAAGACCATACGATGCATGCAGAATATTATTCTGTCACAGAGGAAACAGCAAATACAATTAACCAAGCAAAGGCTAGTGGACGGAAAGTAATTGCAGTTGGTACGACATCTGCACGTACACTTGAAACCATCGCTTCGGAAAATGATGGGAAAATAATAGAAGCAAGCGGCTGGACAGCTATTTTTATTTATCCTGGGTATGAATTTCGAATTCTTGACGGGCTTCTAACGAATTTTCATTTACCGAAATCAACATTACTTATGCTCGTTTCAGCATTTGCATCTCAGGAATATATTATGGACGCATATACAACTGCAGTTGAAAATCAATACCGATTTTTCAGCTTTGGAGACGCGATGTTCATCAAGTGA
- the tgt gene encoding tRNA guanosine(34) transglycosylase Tgt: MTAIRYEHIKTCKQTGARLGIVHTPHGSFETPAFMPVGTQATVKTMSPEELKAMEAGIILSNTYHLWLRPGHDIVKEAGGLHKFMNWDRPILTDSGGFQVFSLSKFRTIEEEGVHFRHHLNGSKLFLSPEKATEIQNALGADIMMAFDECPPYPATYDYMKASVERTSRWAERCLNAHQRPHDQALFGIVQGGEFEALRKQSAKDLISMDFPGYAIGGLSVGESKEVMNEVLEFTTPLLPEDKPRYLMGVGSPRSLIDGAIRGVDMFDCVLPTRIARNGTLMTSKGRLVVRNAAYKRDYGPLDENCTCYTCQNYSRAYIHHLIRADETFGLRLTSYHNLHFLLNMMKQVREAIRQDRLGDFRDEFFEQYGFNKPNAKNF; this comes from the coding sequence ATGACAGCAATTAGGTACGAACATATTAAAACTTGTAAACAGACCGGTGCGCGCCTTGGGATTGTTCATACACCGCACGGTTCTTTTGAAACACCGGCATTTATGCCAGTCGGAACACAGGCCACTGTGAAAACGATGTCGCCCGAGGAATTAAAAGCGATGGAAGCTGGGATTATTTTAAGTAATACGTATCATTTATGGCTTCGTCCAGGGCATGATATCGTCAAAGAAGCAGGTGGGCTTCATAAGTTCATGAATTGGGACAGACCGATATTAACAGACTCGGGCGGTTTCCAAGTATTTTCTTTAAGTAAATTTAGAACGATTGAAGAAGAAGGCGTCCACTTTAGACATCATTTGAATGGTAGTAAATTATTTTTAAGTCCAGAAAAAGCAACAGAAATTCAAAATGCACTAGGCGCGGATATTATGATGGCATTTGATGAATGCCCACCGTATCCTGCAACATATGATTATATGAAAGCAAGTGTAGAGCGTACATCAAGATGGGCGGAACGTTGTTTAAATGCACACCAACGTCCGCATGACCAAGCATTGTTTGGTATTGTACAAGGCGGAGAGTTTGAAGCGTTGCGTAAACAGAGTGCGAAGGATTTAATTTCAATGGACTTCCCAGGATATGCAATAGGCGGTTTATCTGTAGGTGAATCAAAAGAAGTGATGAATGAAGTACTTGAATTTACAACACCGTTACTTCCAGAAGACAAGCCTCGTTATCTAATGGGCGTGGGTTCACCAAGATCACTCATTGACGGTGCAATACGTGGGGTGGACATGTTTGACTGTGTGTTGCCTACGAGAATTGCACGGAATGGAACATTAATGACGAGTAAAGGTCGCCTCGTTGTCCGTAACGCAGCGTATAAACGTGATTATGGTCCACTCGATGAAAACTGTACTTGCTATACTTGTCAAAACTATAGTCGCGCATATATTCATCATTTAATCCGTGCAGATGAAACTTTTGGACTTCGTTTGACGTCTTATCATAACTTGCATTTTTTACTGAATATGATGAAGCAAGTGCGTGAAGCGATCCGCCAAGATCGTCTAGGTGATTTCAGAGATGAATTTTTTGAGCAGTACGGATTTAACAAACCGAATGCAAAAAACTTTTAA
- the yajC gene encoding preprotein translocase subunit YajC codes for MEGLLQLWPFVAMFAIMWFLLIRPAQKRQKETKTMQSSLQRGDTVITIGGIHGTIEAVDETTVYLKVADGTTLRFDRQAVGRVTEQSATV; via the coding sequence ATGGAAGGTTTACTTCAACTATGGCCATTTGTTGCTATGTTCGCAATTATGTGGTTCTTACTAATTAGACCAGCTCAAAAGAGACAAAAAGAGACGAAAACAATGCAAAGCTCTTTACAACGCGGTGATACTGTTATTACAATCGGCGGCATTCACGGCACAATTGAAGCGGTTGACGAAACAACTGTGTATTTGAAAGTTGCCGACGGAACAACGCTTCGTTTTGATAGACAAGCTGTTGGACGTGTAACAGAGCAATCTGCAACTGTATAA
- a CDS encoding DUF421 domain-containing protein, producing MHDLIIITYRTILFYLIILFVLRIMGKREVGELGIIDVVVFLIMAEVAALGLDSPEKNIFEAILPIIVLLGIQLISSFISLKSKKFRDLVDGDPSTLIRDGVIMEEELRKQRYNLDDLFQQLREQKIGSVRDVTYAFLEPSGNLSVFTKDDTQPALALISDGIVQPRHLKLIGKTEEWLLDELKRQGIQDVTQIFYCSYESKQLKYQLKEAHR from the coding sequence ATGCATGATTTAATTATTATCACTTATAGAACGATATTATTTTATTTAATAATATTATTCGTACTGCGAATAATGGGAAAGCGAGAAGTTGGTGAACTAGGCATCATCGATGTTGTTGTTTTCCTTATTATGGCGGAAGTAGCTGCATTAGGGCTTGATTCCCCAGAAAAAAATATCTTCGAAGCAATTTTACCCATCATCGTCTTACTTGGGATCCAACTCATCTCATCTTTCATTTCATTAAAAAGTAAAAAGTTTAGAGATCTTGTGGATGGTGATCCATCGACACTGATTCGAGATGGTGTAATTATGGAAGAAGAATTGCGTAAACAGCGCTATAATTTGGATGATTTATTTCAACAATTAAGGGAACAAAAAATCGGTTCTGTCCGTGACGTGACCTATGCGTTTCTGGAACCATCTGGAAACCTTTCAGTGTTTACAAAAGATGATACACAACCTGCCCTGGCCCTCATTAGTGATGGCATCGTTCAGCCGCGACATCTTAAGTTAATTGGAAAAACAGAAGAATGGTTGCTTGATGAATTGAAACGACAAGGGATTCAAGATGTAACGCAAATTTTTTATTGTTCATACGAGAGTAAACAGCTTAAATATCAACTGAAAGAGGCTCATCGCTGA
- a CDS encoding putative polysaccharide biosynthesis protein, translating to MKSFIRGTAVLMFAVFLSKLLGFVFRIQFMRIAGEEAVGIYMTAYPAFIFFLSLVQLGVPIAIAKVIAELDVKGEKEKIQSVMRTSYLLTFFAALAFIPASILFVPYLATNLLGNPASASALYAGIAIVPISAIGGLIRGYFQGIARMEETAWSQIIEQSLRIALITWLLPLVFSAESNAMNAAYAMGITLLAELASVLYLFFKYSQQKRKRKTIKSDKKLYPFEPILSISLPASGSRLFGTFTWFLEPIIFLRALTLSGITAIAATSLYGVISGVLIPLLLFPSFIPYALSVVLVPAVSGAAASSNKKKLRNRIHLALRLSAITGTFAAAVFFIHGAALAEKLFQVTEGAHYMTILAPVFFFYYIQSPLYSILQATGDAKAGMMNSVYGGIAKLGVMFVLASQPGLQETGAVLAIGFGVLVTSFLHIATLRKNKAAAAGFSMFALPYISFVLTAIMRPIFIPIGNVGLVMECVITTLFLFMVLILTRQLRYGDFMHFKRLLKFQR from the coding sequence TTGAAATCATTTATTCGTGGGACAGCTGTTCTGATGTTCGCAGTCTTTTTATCTAAATTGCTTGGCTTTGTTTTTAGAATTCAATTTATGCGTATTGCTGGTGAAGAGGCAGTCGGGATTTACATGACGGCCTATCCTGCATTCATCTTTTTTTTATCACTCGTACAGCTTGGTGTGCCAATTGCGATAGCAAAGGTTATTGCGGAACTGGATGTGAAAGGGGAAAAAGAAAAAATCCAGTCCGTCATGAGAACCTCTTATTTACTCACTTTTTTTGCGGCACTTGCGTTCATTCCAGCTTCGATTTTATTCGTTCCTTATTTAGCAACGAATTTACTTGGAAATCCTGCATCGGCTAGCGCATTATATGCAGGTATTGCGATTGTACCCATTTCCGCAATTGGTGGTTTAATTCGAGGATATTTTCAAGGGATTGCACGGATGGAAGAGACAGCTTGGTCACAAATTATAGAACAATCATTAAGAATCGCTTTAATTACTTGGTTATTGCCGCTCGTCTTTTCGGCGGAAAGCAATGCCATGAATGCGGCTTATGCAATGGGCATTACATTACTTGCAGAATTAGCATCTGTCCTCTACTTATTTTTCAAATATTCGCAGCAAAAGCGTAAACGAAAAACAATCAAATCAGATAAAAAATTATACCCATTCGAACCGATTTTATCTATCTCGCTTCCAGCTTCAGGAAGTAGACTTTTTGGAACATTCACTTGGTTTTTAGAACCGATTATTTTCTTGCGTGCACTTACTTTATCTGGTATTACAGCGATTGCTGCAACTTCCCTTTACGGCGTTATTTCGGGTGTGCTGATTCCACTCTTATTATTTCCATCATTTATTCCATATGCACTATCTGTCGTTCTCGTTCCGGCCGTCAGTGGCGCCGCAGCTTCTAGTAATAAAAAGAAATTACGAAATCGCATTCATTTGGCCTTACGTTTATCTGCCATAACCGGTACATTTGCCGCGGCTGTTTTTTTCATTCACGGAGCAGCACTCGCAGAGAAACTGTTCCAAGTGACAGAAGGTGCCCATTACATGACGATACTCGCGCCTGTCTTCTTTTTCTACTATATCCAAAGCCCATTATATTCAATTTTACAGGCGACTGGTGATGCAAAAGCGGGTATGATGAACTCTGTATATGGCGGTATCGCCAAACTTGGTGTCATGTTTGTATTAGCCTCTCAACCAGGATTACAAGAAACAGGTGCCGTTCTTGCGATTGGTTTCGGCGTACTCGTTACTTCATTTCTTCATATTGCAACTTTACGGAAAAACAAAGCTGCTGCAGCAGGATTTAGTATGTTCGCCCTTCCTTATATTTCGTTTGTATTAACAGCCATTATGCGACCTATCTTTATTCCAATTGGAAATGTTGGCCTAGTCATGGAATGTGTTATCACAACTTTATTTTTATTTATGGTTTTGATTCTGACAAGACAATTGCGTTACGGAGATTTCATGCATTTCAAAAGGCTTCTCAAATTTCAGCGATGA
- the glcT gene encoding glucose PTS transporter transcription antiterminator GlcT, translated as MTTYIIEKALNNNVIIAKYDEEEVVLIGRGIGFGKKKNDKIVEDQVEKMFVLKDPVEQEQYKQLLTTIDDETLKTLITVVEMIREKSDSSLNEHIHVALTDHLVFAIHRLKQGMTIRNPFLIETKTLYPEEFGIAMDVTKLVNKKLAIDLPEDEVGFIALHIHSAMGEKKVGELTAYSDLMIQLVQIIEEQFEITIDKESLDYMRLIRHIRFTIERVVRGEKVAEPKRIKELLELEYPVYYNLAWKLIKVMQQKLQKEVYNAEAVFLTLHLQRIRAIHEQV; from the coding sequence ATGACGACATATATCATTGAAAAAGCATTAAATAATAATGTAATTATTGCAAAATATGATGAAGAAGAGGTTGTATTAATTGGCCGTGGGATCGGGTTCGGTAAAAAAAAGAATGATAAGATTGTAGAAGATCAAGTAGAGAAAATGTTTGTACTTAAAGACCCGGTGGAACAAGAGCAATATAAACAATTACTAACAACAATTGATGATGAAACATTAAAAACCCTCATTACGGTCGTTGAAATGATTCGAGAAAAGTCGGATTCATCGTTAAATGAACATATTCACGTAGCGTTAACTGATCATCTCGTTTTTGCAATTCATCGATTGAAACAGGGCATGACGATTCGAAATCCATTTTTGATTGAAACAAAAACGTTGTATCCTGAAGAATTTGGTATCGCGATGGATGTAACGAAACTTGTCAATAAAAAGCTAGCGATTGACTTGCCAGAAGATGAAGTTGGGTTTATTGCTTTACATATCCATAGTGCAATGGGCGAAAAGAAAGTTGGAGAACTAACCGCATACTCAGATTTAATGATTCAACTTGTTCAAATTATTGAAGAACAATTTGAGATAACGATCGATAAGGAAAGTCTAGATTATATGCGTTTAATTCGTCATATTCGTTTTACGATTGAACGTGTCGTTCGCGGTGAGAAAGTAGCAGAGCCGAAGAGAATTAAGGAATTACTAGAGCTAGAATATCCGGTCTATTACAACTTGGCTTGGAAGTTAATTAAAGTGATGCAACAGAAACTTCAGAAAGAAGTATATAATGCTGAAGCAGTTTTTCTAACCTTACATTTACAACGAATTCGAGCGATTCATGAACAAGTGTGA